One genomic window of Bartonella sp. HY038 includes the following:
- a CDS encoding PTS sugar transporter subunit IIA gives MIGLVLVTHGRLAEEFLHAVVHVVGPQEKFATVCIGPDDDLDQRRDDILAAVQSVDEDDGVIILTDMFGGTPSNMAISVMVEGQIEVIAGVNLPMLIKLASVRHVESLQGALRAAQDAGRRYITVPSMVLADE, from the coding sequence ATGATCGGACTCGTGCTTGTGACGCACGGTAGGCTAGCTGAAGAATTCTTACATGCAGTGGTGCATGTGGTTGGCCCACAGGAAAAATTTGCAACTGTTTGTATCGGTCCAGATGATGATCTGGATCAACGGCGTGATGATATTTTGGCCGCAGTTCAATCAGTTGATGAAGATGATGGTGTCATTATCTTAACCGACATGTTTGGTGGCACTCCCTCCAATATGGCTATATCGGTTATGGTAGAAGGCCAAATTGAAGTTATTGCTGGCGTCAACCTACCAATGCTGATAAAATTGGCAAGCGTTAGGCATGTTGAGAGTTTGCAAGGGGCGCTACGCGCCGCACAAGATGCTGGACGGCGTTATATTACCGTACCAAGCATGGTTCTTGCAGACGAATAG
- a CDS encoding HPr family phosphocarrier protein — translation MSQTQLSSQPSLAEQVLTRDIGICNKRGLHARASAKFVKLVGSFNADVHVEKDGMSVGGTSIMGLMMLAASPGCRIRVIASGDDANAVLDAIEELVNERFGEEC, via the coding sequence ATGTCACAAACGCAACTATCATCACAACCATCCCTTGCAGAACAGGTGCTAACACGTGATATTGGCATTTGTAACAAGCGCGGCTTACATGCGCGCGCCTCTGCTAAATTCGTTAAACTGGTTGGTTCTTTCAATGCTGATGTACACGTTGAAAAAGATGGCATGAGCGTTGGTGGCACATCTATCATGGGACTTATGATGCTTGCCGCTTCGCCAGGGTGCAGAATTAGAGTCATTGCATCAGGTGACGATGCCAATGCCGTGCTTGATGCGATTGAAGAACTGGTTAATGAGCGTTTTGGTGAAGAGTGCTGA
- a CDS encoding stimulus-sensing domain-containing protein → MSEDAKIGDGNNAAQTTKRTKKSPIMRFLRRIKRFFELVLFSNLTMLIVILNIAALVGLMFGIMLLNQTRDVVVDARLDSLTTQGKIIAGAIAASATVDTNSILIDPEKLMELQAGESLFAHGDSSDNWDFPINPERVSPLLRRVISPATTRARIYDRDANLLLDSRQLYSSGQVLSYSLPNISNNDQTWYERFSNWLSGIFFGNDIPQDSEMSGGNGMAYPEVLKAIDGTPATAQRRSRQGELIVSVAVPIQRSHTVVGVLLLSTVGSDIDNIVRAERMGILKIFAVIAAVMLVLSLFLASTIATPLRKLAAAADRVRNGTNKRVEIPDFSSRQDEVGHLSTSIRDMTEALYMRIEAIERFAADVSHELKNPLTSLRSAVETLPLAKTDETRGRLLEVIQHDVRRLDRLITDISDASRLDAELAREASQEVNIQTLLDSIVLAAREVRKNKTQAKIEFDVEPLSGNKRYIVAGHDLRLGQVVSNLIENARSFIPVENGIIRIKMKMSGHNIILTVEDNGPGIGAENIERIFERFYTDRPGAESFGQNSGLGLSISRQIIEAHEGTLTAENIIDPNNKDHLLGARFIIKLPVAGYHGKPHHERDDE, encoded by the coding sequence ATGAGTGAGGACGCAAAAATAGGCGATGGCAATAACGCCGCCCAAACGACAAAGCGTACAAAAAAATCGCCAATCATGCGATTTTTGCGCCGCATAAAGCGTTTTTTTGAGCTTGTCCTATTTTCAAATCTTACAATGCTAATTGTGATTTTAAACATTGCGGCTCTGGTTGGGTTAATGTTTGGCATCATGCTACTCAATCAAACCCGCGATGTGGTGGTAGATGCGCGTCTTGATAGTCTAACAACGCAAGGAAAAATTATTGCGGGTGCTATTGCGGCATCTGCAACCGTGGATACTAATTCAATCCTTATTGATCCAGAAAAACTTATGGAGTTGCAAGCAGGCGAAAGTTTATTTGCCCATGGCGACAGTAGCGATAATTGGGATTTTCCAATTAATCCAGAACGTGTATCCCCCCTATTAAGACGAGTTATTTCGCCAGCAACCACAAGAGCACGCATTTATGACCGTGATGCAAATCTCTTGCTTGATTCACGCCAACTATATTCAAGTGGGCAGGTTTTAAGCTACAGCCTACCCAATATTTCTAATAATGACCAAACTTGGTATGAGCGTTTTTCAAATTGGCTATCCGGAATATTTTTCGGTAATGATATTCCACAAGATAGTGAAATGTCAGGCGGCAATGGCATGGCATATCCTGAAGTTTTAAAAGCAATTGATGGAACACCCGCAACTGCGCAGAGGCGCAGCCGCCAAGGTGAATTAATTGTTTCAGTAGCTGTGCCTATTCAGCGTTCTCATACGGTTGTTGGGGTGTTATTACTATCGACGGTTGGCTCGGATATTGATAATATTGTTCGTGCCGAACGCATGGGAATATTAAAGATTTTTGCGGTAATTGCAGCTGTCATGCTAGTGCTTTCACTCTTCTTAGCATCCACCATAGCTACACCTTTGCGCAAATTAGCAGCCGCTGCTGATAGGGTACGTAATGGTACCAATAAGCGGGTCGAAATTCCTGATTTTTCCTCACGCCAAGACGAAGTTGGACATTTATCGACCTCTATTCGCGATATGACGGAAGCACTTTATATGCGCATTGAAGCAATTGAGCGATTTGCTGCCGATGTCAGTCATGAATTAAAAAATCCGCTAACCTCGCTGCGTAGTGCAGTTGAAACCTTACCTTTGGCAAAAACCGATGAAACACGCGGTCGGCTCTTAGAGGTTATCCAACATGATGTGCGCCGTCTTGACCGCTTAATTACTGATATTTCTGATGCTTCCCGACTTGATGCAGAACTGGCACGTGAAGCATCACAAGAGGTAAATATTCAAACTTTGCTTGATAGTATTGTGTTAGCAGCACGAGAAGTGCGCAAAAATAAAACGCAAGCAAAAATCGAGTTTGATGTTGAACCATTAAGCGGCAATAAACGCTATATTGTTGCTGGGCATGATTTGCGCCTTGGTCAGGTGGTATCAAATTTAATCGAAAATGCGCGTTCATTTATTCCAGTTGAAAATGGTATTATCCGCATCAAAATGAAAATGTCTGGTCATAATATTATTCTGACAGTTGAAGATAATGGTCCTGGCATTGGCGCTGAAAATATTGAGCGCATTTTTGAGCGTTTTTATACTGATAGACCTGGCGCAGAATCCTTTGGACAAAATTCTGGACTTGGCTTATCTATCAGCCGACAGATTATCGAAGCCCATGAGGGCACTCTCACGGCCGAAAATATTATCGACCCTAACAATAAAGACCACCTGCTCGGCGCGCGTTTTATCATTAAGCTGCCAGTTGCCGGCTATCATGGAAAGCCACATCATGAACGAGACGACGAATAA
- a CDS encoding glycosyltransferase family 2 protein produces the protein MPDKKISVVIPCRNEAENLGFLLDEIDNAMTGRNYEVLVVDDGSTDTTAKLLANRMEAGKPLRHIRHDRSSGQSCALRSGVYAASGSIIVSLDGDGQNDPAYLPQLADKLIAGGEDMGLVAGQRLKRTDTKLKQFSSRMANGLRQAILKDNTRDSGCGLKAVRADIFKKLPYFNGWHRYLPALVLREGYQVGHLDVIDRERVHGKSNYGILDRALVGVLDLFGVWWLRRRFKIVPKVSELKLNPTTNLDETTGNTENV, from the coding sequence TTGCCAGATAAAAAAATTTCTGTTGTCATACCTTGCCGTAATGAAGCTGAAAACTTAGGTTTTTTATTAGACGAAATTGACAATGCAATGACTGGGCGCAATTATGAAGTGCTAGTAGTTGACGATGGCTCAACCGACACAACTGCCAAACTTTTAGCTAACCGTATGGAAGCAGGCAAACCTTTGCGCCATATTCGTCATGATCGCTCTTCGGGCCAAAGCTGCGCACTACGTTCGGGTGTTTATGCAGCATCGGGGAGCATAATCGTTAGTCTTGATGGTGATGGTCAAAATGACCCAGCCTATTTACCACAACTTGCCGATAAATTAATTGCAGGCGGTGAAGATATGGGCTTAGTCGCAGGTCAAAGACTGAAACGTACCGACACGAAATTGAAGCAATTTTCATCGCGCATGGCCAATGGTTTGCGCCAAGCGATATTGAAAGATAATACGCGCGATTCTGGCTGCGGATTAAAAGCTGTACGCGCCGATATTTTTAAAAAACTACCTTACTTTAATGGTTGGCACCGTTATTTACCTGCCCTTGTTTTACGTGAAGGATATCAAGTTGGCCATCTTGATGTTATTGACCGCGAACGTGTACACGGCAAATCCAATTATGGTATCTTAGATCGCGCCTTAGTCGGCGTTCTTGATCTGTTTGGAGTATGGTGGCTTCGCCGCCGATTTAAAATTGTACCAAAGGTTAGCGAATTAAAGTTAAACCCAACCACAAATTTAGACGAAACAACAGGAAATACCGAAAATGTTTGA
- the rimI gene encoding ribosomal protein S18-alanine N-acetyltransferase: MTRLPFMRRNMDIAPLTLDDVEALHRLHAGAFFETWDENAFHNFLQDSTIFGLSARPIKEPNNMVAFVLARLVADEAEILSIAVDKEHRGDGIGQKLMHALLRHFYHHRVESAFLEVDENNIAAITLYKKFGFEEVGRRAGYYRSPDGRSDALILRRQLIYSPSAIKEKA, encoded by the coding sequence ATGACCAGATTACCCTTTATGCGACGCAATATGGACATAGCACCTTTAACCCTTGACGACGTAGAGGCATTGCATCGCTTACATGCCGGTGCATTTTTTGAAACTTGGGATGAAAATGCATTTCATAATTTTTTGCAAGATAGCACGATTTTTGGTCTATCTGCTCGCCCTATAAAGGAACCTAACAATATGGTTGCTTTTGTATTGGCGCGCCTTGTTGCCGATGAAGCTGAAATCTTATCTATCGCAGTGGATAAAGAGCACCGTGGTGACGGCATCGGGCAAAAACTTATGCATGCATTACTACGCCATTTTTATCATCATCGAGTCGAAAGTGCTTTTTTAGAAGTTGATGAAAACAACATTGCAGCAATCACGCTTTACAAAAAATTTGGCTTTGAAGAAGTTGGCAGACGCGCAGGCTATTATCGCTCCCCCGATGGGCGCAGTGACGCGCTCATTTTACGCCGGCAATTAATCTATTCACCATCGGCAATAAAAGAAAAAGCTTAA
- a CDS encoding response regulator transcription factor, with amino-acid sequence MKDATTTTQTIALVDDDRNILTSVSIALEAEGYKVETYTDGASALEGLMARPPNLAIFDIKMPRMDGMELLRRLRQKSDLPVMFLTSKDDEIDELFGLKMGADDFITKPFSQRLLVERVKAILRRTAAREAAKVSGQPSSSIERGSLVMDQERHTCTWKGEPVILTVTEFLILQSLAQRPGVVKSRDALMDAAYDDQVYVDDRTIDSHIKRLRKKFKSVDDNFEMIETLYGVGYRFREG; translated from the coding sequence ATGAAGGATGCAACAACCACAACCCAGACTATTGCACTTGTTGATGATGACCGCAATATTCTGACTTCTGTATCGATTGCGCTTGAAGCTGAGGGTTATAAGGTCGAAACCTATACTGACGGCGCTTCAGCTCTTGAAGGTTTGATGGCTCGCCCGCCTAATCTTGCTATTTTCGACATTAAAATGCCGCGCATGGACGGCATGGAACTTTTACGGCGTTTGCGTCAAAAATCTGATTTACCCGTGATGTTCCTGACTTCAAAAGATGATGAGATCGACGAGCTTTTTGGGCTTAAAATGGGTGCTGATGACTTTATAACCAAGCCTTTTTCACAGCGCTTATTGGTTGAACGCGTAAAAGCTATTTTGCGTCGTACAGCCGCAAGGGAAGCTGCTAAAGTAAGCGGCCAACCAAGTTCATCCATTGAGCGTGGATCGCTTGTCATGGATCAGGAACGTCACACCTGTACGTGGAAAGGCGAACCGGTTATTTTAACGGTTACCGAATTTCTTATCTTGCAATCGCTAGCGCAACGGCCAGGCGTTGTTAAAAGCCGTGACGCATTAATGGATGCTGCCTATGATGATCAAGTCTATGTGGATGACCGCACCATTGACAGTCATATTAAACGCTTGCGCAAAAAATTTAAAAGCGTTGATGATAATTTTGAAATGATTGAAACACTTTATGGCGTTGGCTATCGTTTCCGTGAAGGTTAA
- a CDS encoding MmgE/PrpD family protein codes for MANHNTQQEAGHKDTEVRQLARFVTHANIDMMSDTAKDELKKRILDSVGVAIGALDGEPIHMIREQLEDFGGRPLSTLIGGGKTAPDRAAFYNGALVRYLDFMDSYLAKGETCHQSDNLGAVLAAAEYSDASGADFLTAMAVAYQVQGRLCDVAPVRAKGFDHTVQGAYAVAAGVAKALKLDDEKTANAIAISGTCNNALRVTRTGALSHWKGLAYPNTAFIGTHSAFLAMRGITGPEEVFEGNKGFKDAIAGPFTINWQKEDLENVVQSIIKKYNAEIHSQSSIEGALELQAREGFTWDQIDKIEIDIFDVAFHIIGGGEEGDKTIIRTKEEADHSLQYMVGVALIDGNVLPAQYDDARIIRDDIQSLLKRFVVRPSKEYTDRFPQEVATTLNVSLKDGKKFSIDKTDYEGFRTRPMSWETVVAKFNGLATPFTSERARKAIIDAVQNIEKIKVREFTEILAHLKV; via the coding sequence ATGGCAAATCATAATACACAGCAAGAAGCAGGGCATAAGGATACAGAAGTGCGCCAATTGGCGCGTTTTGTAACCCATGCTAATATTGATATGATGTCAGATACAGCCAAGGACGAATTAAAAAAGCGTATCCTTGACTCGGTTGGCGTTGCGATTGGGGCATTGGATGGTGAACCTATCCATATGATCCGTGAGCAATTGGAGGATTTTGGTGGTCGCCCCCTATCAACCTTGATTGGTGGTGGTAAAACCGCGCCGGATCGTGCGGCTTTTTATAATGGTGCACTCGTTCGCTATCTTGATTTTATGGACAGCTATCTTGCTAAGGGGGAAACCTGCCACCAGTCTGATAATCTTGGTGCGGTGCTTGCTGCGGCTGAATATAGTGATGCGAGCGGAGCAGATTTTTTAACCGCTATGGCGGTTGCCTATCAGGTGCAGGGTCGCCTTTGTGATGTGGCGCCGGTGCGTGCCAAGGGTTTTGACCACACGGTTCAAGGCGCCTATGCCGTTGCGGCTGGTGTTGCTAAAGCCTTGAAGCTTGATGATGAAAAAACCGCCAATGCCATTGCGATATCTGGCACTTGTAATAATGCCCTGCGCGTTACCCGCACTGGGGCTTTATCCCATTGGAAAGGGCTAGCCTATCCCAATACCGCCTTTATTGGCACGCATAGCGCGTTTTTAGCGATGCGCGGTATAACCGGCCCTGAAGAAGTATTTGAGGGCAACAAAGGCTTTAAGGACGCAATAGCTGGGCCTTTTACCATTAATTGGCAAAAGGAAGATCTTGAAAATGTCGTTCAGTCAATTATCAAGAAATATAATGCCGAAATTCACTCGCAATCTTCCATCGAAGGTGCGCTTGAGCTGCAAGCTCGTGAAGGCTTTACCTGGGATCAAATTGACAAAATCGAAATCGATATTTTTGATGTTGCCTTTCACATTATCGGCGGCGGCGAAGAAGGTGACAAGACGATTATTAGAACCAAGGAAGAGGCCGATCATTCCTTACAATATATGGTTGGTGTCGCTTTGATTGATGGTAATGTTTTGCCTGCCCAATATGATGATGCCCGTATTATTAGAGATGATATTCAATCCTTGTTAAAGCGCTTTGTTGTGCGACCAAGCAAAGAATATACCGATCGCTTCCCGCAAGAGGTAGCAACAACGCTTAACGTTAGCTTAAAAGATGGCAAGAAATTTTCAATTGATAAAACTGATTATGAGGGCTTTCGTACCCGTCCAATGAGTTGGGAGACAGTTGTTGCCAAATTTAACGGTCTTGCAACGCCATTTACATCTGAAAGGGCGCGCAAAGCAATCATTGATGCTGTGCAAAATATTGAAAAAATAAAGGTTCGTGAATTTACTGAGATTTTGGCGCATCTCAAAGTTTAA
- the tsaB gene encoding tRNA (adenosine(37)-N6)-threonylcarbamoyltransferase complex dimerization subunit type 1 TsaB, with the protein MTLLIIDTATRLSATALFDGDTCLTFDTNPLEKSPAEHLMQQISTIMQKANKSFSDIDRIIVNTGPGSFTGIRIGVSAARGFGLALDKPVIGISLLEAKAFALRNEQYAISIIEEGHGGTLMAQHFNAAGNILTPAYTANADDIRKNLMGEILLSGSGAANIKSPLIAARKSPPYFEILQSLAVLGANKSPENALPTPVYMRPPDAKPQIGFALPRI; encoded by the coding sequence ATGACGCTATTAATCATCGACACAGCCACACGCCTTAGTGCTACCGCCCTTTTTGATGGTGACACGTGTCTTACATTTGATACAAATCCGCTTGAAAAAAGTCCTGCAGAGCATTTGATGCAGCAGATTTCAACAATCATGCAAAAGGCAAATAAAAGTTTTTCGGATATAGATCGCATCATTGTAAATACTGGTCCAGGTTCCTTTACCGGAATTCGCATTGGAGTTTCCGCAGCACGTGGCTTTGGCCTTGCCCTAGATAAACCAGTTATTGGCATATCATTATTGGAAGCCAAGGCATTTGCATTGCGCAATGAACAATATGCGATTTCTATTATTGAAGAAGGTCATGGCGGCACTCTAATGGCGCAACATTTTAATGCCGCAGGCAATATATTGACGCCTGCTTATACAGCAAATGCCGATGATATTCGCAAAAATCTTATGGGTGAAATATTGTTGAGTGGCTCAGGCGCCGCCAATATCAAAAGCCCGTTAATTGCGGCTCGCAAATCACCACCATATTTTGAAATTTTACAATCCTTAGCAGTATTAGGGGCAAATAAGTCACCTGAAAACGCTTTACCTACCCCTGTCTATATGCGTCCGCCTGATGCAAAACCGCAAATTGGCTTCGCCCTTCCCCGTATATAA
- a CDS encoding phosphoenolpyruvate carboxykinase produces the protein MKETGIFNPSASITTAGLKDLGNVYYNLTPALLYEEAIRRQEAKITAQGALVAYTGQHTGRSAKDKFVVRTSETESHIWWENNKPMSQEHFDTLHADFIEHAKGRDLFVEDLIGGADEQNSIRARVTSEYAWHALFIRNLLIRPYESELKNFVPQMTIINLPSFRADPVRHGCRSETVIACDLTRMIVLIGGTSYAGEMKKSVFTALNYLLPAKGVMPMHCSANEGPHGDTAVFFGLSGTGKTTLSADPSRTLIGDDEHGWGKDGVFNFEGGCYAKTIRLSAEAEPEIYATTQRFGTVLENVVLNERREPDFDDGSLTENTRCAYPLHFIPNASPTGRGGQPKNIIMLTADAFGVMPPIAKLTPAQAMYHFLSGYTAKVAGTEKGVTEPEATFSTCFGAPFMPRHPSEYGNLLRALIAEHKVDCWLVNTGWTGGAYGTGSRMPIKATRALLTAALDGSLKNVTFRHDENFGFEVPTAVNGVDTTILDPRSTWEDKSAYDAQAKKLAGMFVDNFGKFASHVDEEVRSAAPKA, from the coding sequence ATGAAAGAGACTGGCATTTTCAACCCGTCCGCGTCTATCACTACAGCGGGACTTAAAGATCTTGGTAATGTTTATTACAATCTTACCCCAGCTTTGCTTTATGAAGAAGCAATTAGACGTCAAGAAGCAAAGATAACCGCTCAAGGTGCACTTGTTGCCTATACCGGTCAACACACCGGGCGTTCAGCTAAGGATAAGTTTGTTGTCCGCACCAGTGAGACAGAGTCTCATATCTGGTGGGAAAACAACAAGCCAATGTCGCAAGAGCATTTTGATACGCTTCATGCTGACTTTATCGAGCACGCTAAGGGCCGTGATCTTTTTGTTGAGGATTTAATTGGTGGCGCTGATGAGCAGAACTCAATTCGCGCTCGTGTTACCAGTGAATATGCTTGGCATGCTCTTTTTATCCGCAATTTGCTTATTCGTCCTTATGAAAGCGAATTGAAAAATTTTGTGCCACAAATGACCATTATCAATCTGCCCTCTTTCCGTGCAGATCCTGTGCGCCATGGTTGCCGCAGTGAAACGGTTATTGCGTGTGATCTTACCCGTATGATTGTGCTTATTGGTGGTACATCTTATGCCGGTGAAATGAAAAAGTCAGTATTTACTGCCTTGAATTATCTCTTGCCAGCTAAGGGCGTTATGCCAATGCATTGCTCGGCTAATGAAGGTCCACATGGCGATACTGCTGTGTTTTTTGGCTTATCTGGCACAGGTAAAACTACGCTGTCAGCTGATCCATCACGCACCCTTATTGGTGATGATGAACATGGTTGGGGCAAGGACGGCGTCTTCAATTTTGAAGGTGGCTGCTATGCTAAAACCATTCGTCTTTCTGCCGAAGCAGAGCCTGAAATTTATGCAACAACGCAACGTTTTGGCACCGTGCTTGAAAATGTTGTGTTAAATGAGCGTCGCGAACCAGATTTTGATGATGGTTCACTGACTGAAAACACCCGTTGCGCTTACCCATTGCATTTTATTCCCAATGCAAGCCCAACAGGTCGTGGTGGTCAACCTAAAAATATCATCATGCTGACTGCTGATGCCTTTGGTGTTATGCCGCCAATTGCTAAACTTACCCCAGCACAGGCCATGTATCACTTCTTATCTGGTTATACAGCCAAGGTTGCCGGTACTGAAAAAGGTGTAACGGAGCCTGAAGCAACATTCTCAACCTGTTTTGGTGCGCCGTTTATGCCGCGCCACCCATCGGAATATGGTAATTTGCTCCGTGCTCTTATTGCTGAGCATAAGGTAGATTGCTGGTTGGTTAATACCGGTTGGACTGGTGGTGCTTATGGTACTGGTAGCCGCATGCCCATTAAGGCAACTCGTGCGCTTTTAACTGCGGCTCTTGACGGTTCGTTGAAAAATGTAACTTTCCGCCACGACGAAAATTTTGGCTTTGAAGTGCCAACAGCAGTTAATGGTGTGGATACTACTATCCTTGATCCGCGTTCGACATGGGAAGATAAATCTGCCTATGATGCGCAGGCTAAAAAGCTTGCTGGCATGTTTGTTGATAACTTTGGCAAATTTGCAAGCCACGTTGATGAAGAAGTGCGCAGTGCAGCACCCAAAGCATAA
- a CDS encoding HPr kinase/phosphorylase produces MNETTNNPNLMHACALRLGSYGVIIKGQSGSGKSTIALALIEWAESINRSAALVSDDYVLLSRDEQTVVATAPDTIKGLIEVRGAGVFRIEHQDKARIDLVVELEGKGERYPSSEGYEILGIKLPFLRLPSLENANPITICQAIEATLFKRAYKL; encoded by the coding sequence ATGAACGAGACGACGAATAACCCTAATTTAATGCATGCCTGCGCTTTGCGCCTTGGCAGTTATGGCGTCATTATCAAAGGACAATCAGGCTCGGGAAAATCGACCATCGCACTTGCCTTAATCGAATGGGCGGAATCTATCAACCGCAGTGCGGCGCTTGTTAGCGATGATTATGTACTATTAAGTCGCGACGAACAGACGGTGGTTGCGACTGCACCTGATACCATCAAAGGACTAATTGAGGTGCGCGGTGCTGGAGTTTTTAGAATTGAGCATCAAGACAAAGCCCGCATTGACCTTGTTGTCGAATTAGAAGGTAAGGGTGAACGCTACCCATCAAGTGAAGGCTATGAGATTTTAGGAATTAAATTGCCTTTTTTACGCTTGCCTAGTCTTGAAAATGCTAATCCAATTACTATTTGTCAAGCTATTGAAGCCACCTTGTTCAAGCGGGCCTATAAGCTTTAA
- a CDS encoding phosphosulfolactate synthase, protein MSDKPQSDVWKNRSFPFVPMNDRDPKPRNKSITEIRGPYYAMVTPTYTKELLEGMGEHVDGYKYAGGSFSLMPADYVRKINRICHDHGVYVSTGGWIENVLARAPTQIDAYIEECVRLEFDMIELSTGFIQLPTPDLIRLIDKVKKAGLKPKPEIGIQFGAGGDTSKAELEAEGTRDPQILIDTANDCLNAGASIIMIESEGITENADPWRTDVAAKIMKNVGMENVMFEAADPEVFSWYIKNYGIDVNLFIDHSQIVQLECLRRGIWGTKSTFGRITTFR, encoded by the coding sequence ATGAGTGACAAGCCGCAATCTGATGTTTGGAAAAATCGTTCATTTCCGTTTGTGCCAATGAATGATCGCGACCCCAAGCCGCGCAACAAGTCAATTACGGAAATTCGTGGGCCTTATTATGCTATGGTTACCCCAACCTATACTAAGGAATTATTAGAAGGTATGGGTGAGCATGTCGATGGCTATAAATATGCCGGAGGTTCTTTTTCACTTATGCCGGCAGATTATGTTCGCAAGATCAATCGCATTTGTCATGATCACGGTGTTTATGTTTCAACTGGTGGTTGGATTGAAAATGTTCTTGCCCGCGCACCAACGCAAATTGATGCCTATATTGAAGAATGTGTGCGCTTAGAATTTGATATGATTGAGCTGTCAACAGGTTTTATCCAGTTACCAACACCCGATCTTATCCGGTTGATTGATAAGGTGAAGAAAGCGGGGTTGAAACCAAAGCCTGAAATTGGCATTCAGTTTGGGGCAGGGGGTGATACGTCTAAAGCCGAGCTAGAGGCTGAAGGCACGCGCGATCCGCAAATCTTGATTGATACTGCTAATGATTGTCTTAATGCTGGCGCTTCGATTATCATGATTGAATCGGAAGGCATTACCGAAAATGCTGATCCATGGCGCACCGATGTTGCAGCAAAAATCATGAAAAATGTTGGTATGGAAAATGTCATGTTTGAAGCTGCAGACCCTGAAGTCTTCTCATGGTACATTAAAAATTATGGTATTGATGTCAATTTGTTTATCGATCACAGCCAAATTGTGCAGCTTGAATGTTTGCGCCGTGGTATTTGGGGCACTAAGAGCACCTTTGGTCGCATTACCACATTCCGCTAA
- the uppS gene encoding polyprenyl diphosphate synthase has product MHYDLIDFKNKKPLHVAIIMDGNGRFASRQGLPRSYGHYQGAEAVRKAFIHAKNLNIKTLTLFGMSTDNFKRPAQEVETMMEIFTLFLLAETENLINHNVKLTVIGMRERLPEKLLLAIDYAESQTAHCTGVHMRIAIDYSSRDQILKAIKSLDNNQDIDRDLFHQALTGSPEIGDVDLVIRTSGEQRLSDFLLWESAYAELWFTQKMWPEFEPEDLVAAVTFFHNRERRFGLVGKSPTSAPVNYQRLTA; this is encoded by the coding sequence ATGCATTATGACTTGATTGATTTTAAAAACAAAAAACCACTCCACGTTGCAATTATCATGGATGGCAATGGTCGCTTTGCATCACGACAAGGTCTACCGCGTTCCTATGGGCATTATCAGGGAGCAGAAGCAGTTCGCAAAGCATTTATCCATGCAAAAAATCTTAATATCAAAACATTAACGCTTTTTGGTATGTCAACGGATAATTTTAAGCGCCCAGCCCAAGAAGTTGAAACCATGATGGAGATTTTCACATTGTTTCTATTGGCTGAGACAGAAAACCTTATCAACCATAATGTCAAACTTACGGTCATTGGCATGAGGGAGCGCCTGCCAGAAAAATTGCTTTTGGCAATTGATTATGCCGAAAGCCAAACCGCCCATTGCACCGGTGTGCACATGCGTATAGCAATTGATTATTCATCACGAGACCAAATTTTAAAAGCCATAAAATCCCTTGATAACAACCAAGATATTGACCGCGACCTTTTTCACCAAGCATTAACCGGAAGCCCAGAAATTGGCGATGTTGATCTTGTCATACGCACCAGCGGCGAACAAAGATTATCCGATTTTTTACTATGGGAAAGCGCCTATGCTGAATTATGGTTTACTCAAAAAATGTGGCCCGAGTTTGAACCTGAAGATCTTGTTGCAGCCGTGACTTTCTTCCACAATCGCGAACGCCGCTTTGGGCTAGTTGGTAAAAGCCCTACCAGCGCGCCGGTAAATTACCAACGTTTAACTGCATAA